One region of Exiguobacterium acetylicum genomic DNA includes:
- the hemA gene encoding glutamyl-tRNA reductase: protein MHIVVVGLNNKTAPVSIREQVSFGEHEMKGAVVALRDEKSIFESVIVSTCNRTELYVVTDQPHTGRYYTKRFLANWFGLTMEELEPYLFIHEGFDAMKHLFRVTSGLDSMIVGETQILGQVKTSFFMAQKLETTGTVFNKLFKEAVTLAKRAHAETGIGENAVSVSAAAVTLAEQLLGSLEDKSIVVIGAGETGELTTLNLYEAGARDITVFNRTLAKAEEVANRFEGSAHSINEMQCGLLRADIVISSTGAKRAIIKREDIAAAQLFRHDRPFLLIDIAVPRDIEPTVGDLPGVHLYDVDDLTSIVQQNMAERMKEAAKIEQRIEAAIAEFEGWMTTLGVVPIITELRDQALRIQQETMQSLERKLPDMSKREKTVIGKHMKSIINQLLREPLSYIKDAAAKPDADERIAQFMDTFALNEDLFEGLEDDVMTSEETTPSAKAVNR from the coding sequence ATGCATATCGTAGTGGTCGGCTTGAATAACAAAACAGCGCCTGTATCAATACGCGAACAAGTCTCATTTGGGGAGCATGAGATGAAGGGAGCGGTCGTCGCATTGCGCGATGAAAAAAGTATTTTTGAAAGTGTCATCGTCTCGACATGTAACCGGACGGAACTGTACGTCGTGACGGATCAGCCACATACAGGACGGTATTATACGAAACGTTTCCTTGCAAACTGGTTCGGATTGACGATGGAGGAACTTGAGCCGTATCTCTTCATCCATGAAGGATTCGATGCGATGAAGCATCTGTTCCGCGTGACGAGTGGACTTGATTCGATGATCGTCGGTGAAACGCAGATTCTTGGTCAAGTCAAGACAAGCTTCTTCATGGCGCAGAAGCTTGAAACGACAGGAACGGTCTTCAATAAACTCTTCAAAGAAGCGGTCACGCTCGCCAAACGGGCTCACGCAGAAACTGGAATCGGTGAAAATGCCGTTTCTGTCAGTGCTGCTGCTGTCACGCTTGCCGAACAGTTACTCGGATCGCTTGAAGATAAATCAATCGTCGTCATCGGTGCGGGAGAAACTGGCGAATTGACGACGCTTAACCTATATGAAGCAGGGGCACGCGATATCACGGTCTTTAACCGGACGTTAGCTAAAGCAGAAGAGGTCGCGAATCGGTTCGAAGGATCGGCACATTCGATTAACGAGATGCAGTGCGGTTTGCTTCGGGCAGACATCGTCATCTCTTCAACGGGTGCCAAACGGGCCATCATCAAACGGGAAGACATCGCGGCAGCACAGCTGTTCCGTCACGATCGTCCATTCCTCTTGATCGACATCGCCGTACCACGCGATATTGAACCGACCGTCGGTGACTTGCCAGGTGTTCATTTGTACGATGTCGATGATTTGACATCGATCGTCCAACAAAACATGGCGGAACGGATGAAGGAAGCAGCGAAGATCGAACAACGGATTGAAGCAGCAATCGCTGAGTTCGAAGGTTGGATGACGACACTTGGTGTCGTACCGATCATCACGGAATTACGAGACCAGGCGTTACGCATTCAACAAGAAACGATGCAAAGCTTGGAACGGAAGTTACCGGATATGTCGAAACGTGAAAAAACCGTCATTGGCAAACACATGAAATCGATCATCAACCAGTTGTTGCGTGAACCGTTGTCTTACATCAAAGATGCGGCAGCGAAGCCAGATGCCGACGAGCGGATTGCGCAGTTCATGGATACGTTTGCATTAAACGAAGACTTGTTCGAAGGGCTCGAAGATGACGTCATGACATCAGAAGAGACGACACCTTCCGCAAAAGCTGTGAACCGGTGA
- a CDS encoding AI-2E family transporter, producing MELLRNKWFKALIWILVIFLVIWVGTKISFLFQPIRVMLALIFPPLIIAGIFYYFTLGIVDALQKRVKKRGLAVLIVLLSFITILTIAVASIGPILVEQVTDFATSIPTLVVELRDQTLNLRDQLMNNRFISTWVHENTDLFDKWTNEATSYIGTVFKSVSTSVGTIFGVISSTVLIIVLVPFILVYMLLDGYKFPDSVVKLLPKSYETETRKILHDMHVTVKHYVNGQVIVSICVGLMSLIGFFISDIQYALLLALFCMVTNIIPYLGPYIGAVPAVIVGFIDDPIKAVYAIITIVVAQQIESNLISPYVQGKTLKVHPLTIIIVLLVAGKIGGIIGVILAVPTYAVTKVVVQNIARIYRLRQQRLDVPDVTVPPESLK from the coding sequence GTGGAGTTGTTACGAAACAAGTGGTTTAAAGCATTAATCTGGATATTAGTGATTTTTCTCGTCATCTGGGTTGGAACGAAAATTTCATTTTTATTCCAGCCGATTCGTGTCATGTTGGCCTTGATCTTCCCGCCATTGATCATCGCAGGGATCTTCTATTATTTTACGCTTGGCATCGTGGACGCACTACAAAAACGGGTTAAGAAGCGTGGTCTTGCCGTCTTGATCGTCTTGCTTAGTTTCATTACGATCCTGACGATTGCGGTTGCATCCATCGGACCGATCTTAGTCGAGCAGGTGACGGATTTTGCGACAAGCATTCCGACACTCGTCGTTGAATTGCGCGATCAGACGTTAAATTTACGCGATCAATTGATGAACAATCGTTTCATCTCGACATGGGTTCACGAGAATACGGACTTGTTTGACAAATGGACGAATGAAGCAACGTCGTATATCGGTACAGTCTTTAAGTCTGTCTCGACGTCTGTCGGAACGATTTTTGGTGTCATCTCTTCGACTGTCTTAATCATCGTCTTAGTGCCGTTCATCTTAGTTTATATGTTGCTTGACGGCTATAAGTTTCCGGATTCCGTCGTCAAGCTGTTGCCGAAAAGCTATGAAACAGAAACGCGTAAAATCTTGCACGACATGCATGTGACAGTGAAGCATTATGTCAATGGACAAGTCATCGTCTCGATCTGTGTCGGTCTCATGTCATTGATTGGCTTCTTCATCTCAGATATTCAATATGCGTTACTGCTTGCCTTATTCTGTATGGTCACGAACATCATTCCGTATCTTGGTCCCTACATCGGTGCCGTTCCGGCAGTCATCGTCGGGTTCATCGATGATCCGATCAAAGCCGTCTATGCGATCATCACGATCGTCGTCGCGCAGCAAATCGAGTCGAACTTGATTTCTCCTTATGTCCAAGGAAAGACACTCAAGGTTCATCCGCTGACGATCATCATCGTCTTGCTCGTTGCTGGGAAAATCGGTGGGATCATTGGTGTCATCCTAGCAGTTCCGACCTATGCGGTCACAAAAGTCGTTGTTCAAAATATCGCTCGGATCTATCGTTTACGTCAGCAACGTCTCGACGTACCGGACGTGACAGTACCACCTGAATCCTTGAAGTAA
- the hemL gene encoding glutamate-1-semialdehyde 2,1-aminomutase: MSLINQNSKSKEAFERALPLMPGGVNSPVRAYKSVGMTPIFADHAKGSKLYDIDGKEYIDYVLSWGPMILGHADPIVTSAIQEQATRGWSYGTPTEIESAMAEVVISRVPSVEVVRMVNSGTEATMAALRLARGYTGRTKILKFEGCYHGHGDSLLIKAGSGVATLGLPDSPGVPAQIASMTLTVPYNDLDAVRIAFEKHGDDIAGVIVEPAAGNMGFVPPEPGFLEGLREITSENGALLIFDEVMTGFRVGFHCAQGHFGVTPDITCLGKVIGGGMPVGAYGGRRDIMEQIAPQGPIYQAGTLSGNPLAMAAGLATLTQLKPEHYQEFDRKASRLSEGYLNAAAKYNIPLTTNRAGAMFGVFFTDERVTNFEKAKTSNLEMFRSYYQKMAARGVFLPPSQFEGLFLSIAHTDEDIERTIEAVELTFKELQVEFGR; encoded by the coding sequence ATGAGCTTAATTAACCAGAACTCAAAATCAAAAGAAGCATTCGAGCGGGCACTCCCGCTCATGCCGGGTGGTGTCAACAGCCCGGTCCGTGCTTATAAATCGGTCGGGATGACACCGATTTTCGCAGATCATGCGAAAGGATCGAAGCTCTATGACATCGACGGAAAAGAGTATATCGATTACGTCTTGTCATGGGGACCAATGATTCTTGGTCATGCCGATCCAATCGTCACGTCAGCGATCCAAGAACAAGCGACACGTGGCTGGAGCTACGGGACACCAACGGAAATCGAATCAGCGATGGCGGAAGTCGTCATCAGTCGTGTGCCGTCAGTCGAAGTCGTCCGGATGGTCAACTCAGGAACAGAAGCGACGATGGCAGCGCTTCGTCTCGCGCGTGGTTACACAGGTCGGACGAAAATCCTCAAGTTCGAAGGCTGTTACCATGGTCACGGCGACTCGCTCTTGATCAAAGCAGGTTCAGGTGTCGCGACACTCGGATTACCAGATTCACCAGGCGTTCCGGCGCAAATCGCGAGCATGACGCTGACGGTTCCATATAACGATTTGGACGCTGTCCGGATCGCGTTCGAAAAACACGGCGACGATATCGCTGGTGTCATCGTCGAACCGGCTGCTGGGAACATGGGCTTCGTGCCACCAGAACCGGGCTTCCTCGAAGGCCTACGGGAGATCACGTCGGAAAACGGCGCCTTATTGATCTTTGACGAAGTCATGACCGGTTTCCGTGTCGGATTCCACTGTGCCCAAGGACATTTCGGTGTCACACCGGACATCACGTGTCTCGGTAAAGTCATCGGTGGCGGCATGCCAGTCGGTGCTTACGGTGGACGTCGTGACATCATGGAGCAGATCGCACCACAAGGTCCAATCTATCAAGCGGGTACGTTATCCGGAAACCCACTCGCGATGGCAGCAGGTCTAGCGACATTGACACAATTGAAACCAGAACACTATCAAGAGTTCGACCGGAAAGCGAGCCGTTTGTCGGAAGGCTACCTGAACGCTGCAGCGAAATACAACATTCCGCTGACGACGAACCGTGCAGGCGCGATGTTCGGTGTCTTCTTCACGGATGAACGTGTCACGAACTTCGAAAAAGCGAAAACGTCGAACCTTGAGATGTTCCGTTCGTATTATCAAAAGATGGCGGCGCGTGGTGTCTTCTTACCACCGTCACAATTCGAAGGTCTCTTCCTGTCGATCGCCCATACGGATGAAGACATCGAGCGGACGATCGAAGCCGTCGAATTGACGTTCAAGGAACTCCAAGTTGAATTTGGTCGTTAA
- the hemB gene encoding porphobilinogen synthase produces the protein MNTLEYARHRRLRQTASLRSLVRENQLHKSDLIYPIFVAEGEDIKREVSSMPGVFNLSLDHLTAEIEEVVALGIESVILFGVPHDHLKDEQGSGAFHDHGIVQEATRLVKKVAPQLTVIADTCLCEYTSTGHCGIVADGTVDNDASLPLHVKTAISQARAGADVIAPSSMMDGFVAAIRQGLDENGFSHIPVMSYGVKYASAYYGPFRDAANSAPGEGDRKGYQMDPANRREAFREATADVDQGADFMIVKPALAFMDIIRDVRERIDLPIVAYNVSGEYAMVKAAALNGWIDEERIVLETMLGFKRAGADLIITYFAKDICRYLEGSK, from the coding sequence ATGAATACTTTAGAATACGCACGTCACCGGCGTTTACGTCAGACCGCATCACTCCGGTCACTCGTTCGCGAGAACCAGTTGCATAAATCAGATTTGATTTATCCGATTTTCGTCGCTGAAGGCGAAGACATTAAACGCGAAGTCAGTTCGATGCCTGGCGTCTTCAACTTATCACTCGATCATCTGACGGCTGAGATTGAAGAAGTCGTCGCACTCGGAATCGAATCTGTCATTTTATTCGGTGTCCCGCACGACCACTTGAAAGACGAGCAAGGATCAGGTGCGTTTCACGATCACGGGATCGTTCAAGAAGCGACACGTCTCGTCAAGAAGGTTGCTCCGCAGCTAACGGTCATCGCCGACACATGCTTATGTGAATATACGTCGACAGGTCACTGTGGGATTGTCGCCGACGGTACGGTCGATAATGATGCGTCATTACCGCTTCACGTCAAGACAGCGATCTCACAAGCCCGAGCAGGTGCCGACGTCATCGCGCCATCATCGATGATGGACGGATTCGTCGCAGCCATTCGTCAAGGATTAGACGAGAACGGCTTCAGCCATATTCCAGTCATGAGCTATGGTGTTAAATATGCGTCTGCTTATTACGGTCCGTTCCGTGATGCAGCGAACTCGGCACCGGGAGAAGGCGACCGGAAAGGTTATCAAATGGATCCAGCAAACCGTCGCGAAGCGTTCCGCGAAGCAACAGCGGACGTCGATCAAGGAGCTGACTTCATGATCGTCAAACCTGCGCTTGCGTTCATGGATATCATTCGGGATGTGCGCGAGCGAATTGATCTGCCGATCGTCGCGTATAACGTATCGGGTGAGTATGCGATGGTCAAAGCCGCTGCCTTGAACGGCTGGATCGACGAAGAACGAATCGTCCTTGAGACGATGCTTGGCTTTAAACGAGCAGGCGCTGATTTAATCATCACCTATTTCGCAAAAGACATTTGTCGTTACCTGGAGGGGTCGAAATGA
- a CDS encoding HEAT repeat domain-containing protein produces MQAILVFIVVLIFLQGGALIYLVVQKRKRANREHARRDWQLAFRDDIYDYATSERQDMPAIQKGNEDLAELELFALSNLTATPVHLERIQAFVAANMQAYYEQQLKQRRIDRRLNAYEAVSQFRLVAVAPMIHARWGKAIEKEESDVIVRTLVSLSPQDAIAIAKQENEISFFGAILAVGRSQDLTEWVTAFEELTLSFKLAILQLIFDRDETRYIALVRDKTTDENPEIRKRALRALTRIGLEEDWKLYVPYLEEESSWVEQMLALRFLEHVVPDDAISAILPFVGSRSWWVRTAAFDALLACGGIEQLAKVSSTHPDRYARQKATERLAKEMKHHVV; encoded by the coding sequence ATGCAGGCGATTCTAGTATTCATCGTCGTACTCATCTTCTTACAAGGTGGAGCATTGATCTATCTTGTCGTTCAAAAACGAAAACGCGCCAATCGTGAGCATGCGCGTCGCGATTGGCAGCTTGCCTTTCGAGATGACATTTATGACTATGCGACAAGTGAACGTCAAGATATGCCAGCGATTCAAAAAGGAAACGAAGATTTAGCGGAGCTTGAATTGTTCGCGTTGTCTAACTTGACGGCAACACCGGTTCATCTTGAACGTATACAAGCTTTCGTCGCTGCGAATATGCAAGCGTATTATGAGCAACAATTGAAGCAGCGGCGGATCGACCGCCGCTTGAACGCCTATGAAGCCGTTTCACAATTCCGTTTGGTTGCAGTCGCACCAATGATTCATGCGCGTTGGGGGAAGGCAATTGAAAAAGAGGAGAGCGATGTCATCGTCCGGACACTTGTCTCCTTATCCCCGCAAGATGCGATTGCGATTGCTAAACAAGAAAATGAGATTAGCTTCTTTGGCGCTATCCTTGCTGTCGGTCGTAGTCAAGATTTGACAGAATGGGTGACTGCTTTTGAAGAATTGACGTTATCGTTTAAGTTAGCGATTCTACAGCTGATCTTTGATCGAGATGAGACCCGTTATATCGCACTCGTCCGTGACAAGACAACGGATGAAAATCCGGAAATTCGAAAACGTGCCCTTCGCGCGCTTACTCGGATTGGACTTGAGGAAGACTGGAAATTGTATGTCCCTTACTTGGAAGAAGAATCAAGTTGGGTCGAGCAGATGCTTGCCCTTCGTTTCTTAGAGCACGTCGTTCCAGACGATGCGATATCAGCGATCCTGCCGTTCGTCGGTAGTCGCTCTTGGTGGGTTCGGACGGCAGCCTTTGATGCACTACTTGCTTGTGGTGGAATCGAACAGTTGGCGAAGGTATCAAGTACACATCCCGACCGCTATGCGCGTCAAAAAGCTACAGAACGGTTGGCAAAGGAGATGAAGCATCATGTCGTCTGA
- the yihA gene encoding ribosome biogenesis GTP-binding protein YihA/YsxC yields MKIYKADFITSGVNPEHYPEPLLPEVALAGRSNVGKSSFINKLVQRKALARTSSKPGKTQTLNFFNINDEVMFVDVPGYGYAKVSKTEREAWGKMMEKYFTQREILKGVVQLVDIRHDPSADDVTMYDFLKYYDLPVIVVATKLDKIKKSQRDKHIAAIKRKLQFDGQDTLIPFSSETGEGVDAAWEAIYRLL; encoded by the coding sequence ATGAAAATTTATAAAGCTGATTTTATTACGAGTGGCGTCAATCCGGAACATTATCCGGAGCCATTGTTGCCAGAAGTGGCACTCGCAGGGCGATCGAACGTCGGAAAGTCCTCTTTCATCAATAAACTGGTCCAGCGTAAAGCACTCGCGCGGACATCTTCGAAACCAGGTAAAACGCAAACCTTGAACTTCTTCAACATCAATGATGAAGTCATGTTCGTCGATGTACCGGGTTACGGATATGCGAAAGTCTCGAAGACAGAGCGTGAAGCGTGGGGCAAGATGATGGAGAAGTACTTCACACAACGTGAAATCCTCAAAGGTGTCGTACAGCTCGTCGACATCCGACACGATCCGTCTGCGGATGATGTGACGATGTATGATTTCTTGAAGTATTACGATCTACCGGTCATCGTCGTCGCGACAAAACTCGATAAGATCAAGAAGAGTCAACGTGATAAACATATCGCGGCAATCAAGCGTAAGTTGCAATTTGACGGTCAAGATACCTTGATTCCTTTCTCATCTGAGACAGGAGAAGGCGTCGATGCGGCATGGGAAGCGATTTATCGTCTACTGTAA
- a CDS encoding uroporphyrinogen-III synthase, whose product MTCKQVLFTGSRPPTNEQIARLRAVSIESVHYPVIETRSVSFTLPKGIDWLIVTSPNGVHRIADALPELAATRIAVVGRKTADALAKYGRTADFCPSTFTGDALVAELGPHLSDGDHIVFARGNRSRQAPVDQLRKLNRYTIEDIITYETVTRRLPEALVRTATYIGLQSPSAVEAIAPLSPQTTFIVIGTITEQAAKAAGLQPIHVAREFTVDGMIDRIIEEESA is encoded by the coding sequence ATGACTTGTAAGCAGGTACTCTTCACGGGCAGCCGACCACCGACGAACGAGCAGATCGCGCGATTGCGCGCCGTTTCGATCGAGTCAGTGCACTATCCTGTCATTGAAACGCGATCGGTTTCGTTTACATTGCCGAAGGGAATTGATTGGCTTATCGTGACGAGTCCGAATGGTGTCCACCGGATTGCTGATGCGTTGCCTGAATTAGCAGCAACGCGTATCGCGGTCGTCGGACGAAAGACGGCAGACGCACTTGCGAAGTACGGTCGAACAGCCGACTTCTGTCCGTCGACCTTTACAGGAGACGCACTCGTCGCAGAACTCGGACCACACTTGTCTGACGGCGATCATATCGTTTTTGCGCGAGGGAACCGATCGCGGCAAGCGCCGGTCGATCAGTTACGAAAACTGAATCGATATACGATCGAAGATATCATCACCTATGAAACCGTTACTCGTCGGCTACCTGAAGCACTTGTCAGAACAGCCACCTATATTGGACTGCAGAGTCCTTCCGCTGTCGAAGCGATTGCTCCACTATCCCCGCAGACGACGTTCATCGTCATCGGGACGATTACGGAGCAAGCAGCAAAAGCAGCCGGACTTCAACCGATCCATGTCGCCCGTGAATTCACGGTGGACGGCATGATTGATCGTATCATTGAGGAGGAATCAGCATGA
- the hemC gene encoding hydroxymethylbilane synthase codes for MRKIIVGSRSSKLAMTQTKWVIDQLKQAGAPYEFEIKNIITKGDRILDVTLSKVGGKGLFVKEIEQQMIDEEIDFAVHSMKDLPSELPDGLIIGATPARVDARDALITKTGEGLASLPEGAVVGTSSLRRGSQLLKLRPDLKIESIRGNIDTRLDKLKNGPFDGILLAAAGLQRMGWSEDVVSEYLSTDDMIPAVGQGILGIECREHDQEVRDLLHLIHDQMTEKVAYAERAFLAAIEGSCHVPVGGFATINEDMSTTLVGFIGSVDGEQILLERESGLDPMQLGQDVAERLLASGGREILATLPDDL; via the coding sequence ATGCGAAAAATCATTGTTGGATCGCGAAGCTCGAAGCTAGCGATGACACAGACGAAATGGGTCATTGACCAGTTGAAACAAGCCGGCGCGCCGTATGAGTTCGAAATCAAGAACATCATCACAAAAGGGGACCGCATTTTGGATGTGACGCTCTCGAAAGTCGGCGGTAAAGGATTATTCGTAAAAGAGATCGAGCAACAGATGATTGACGAAGAAATCGATTTTGCCGTTCACAGCATGAAGGATCTACCTTCTGAATTACCGGACGGTCTCATCATCGGTGCAACACCAGCGCGTGTCGATGCGCGTGATGCCTTGATCACGAAAACAGGCGAAGGTCTTGCTTCCTTGCCAGAAGGTGCAGTTGTCGGCACGAGTAGCTTACGTCGTGGGTCGCAATTGCTAAAACTCCGCCCTGATTTAAAAATCGAATCGATTCGCGGAAACATCGACACACGACTCGATAAATTAAAGAATGGTCCGTTTGACGGGATTTTGCTCGCAGCAGCTGGTCTACAACGGATGGGTTGGTCTGAAGACGTCGTCTCGGAATATCTCTCGACAGATGACATGATTCCAGCCGTCGGTCAAGGAATCCTCGGTATTGAATGTCGCGAACATGACCAAGAAGTACGTGACCTTCTGCACCTGATCCATGATCAGATGACGGAAAAAGTAGCTTACGCCGAGCGCGCATTCTTAGCGGCGATCGAAGGTAGCTGTCACGTTCCGGTCGGTGGATTCGCAACGATCAACGAAGACATGTCAACGACACTTGTCGGATTCATTGGATCCGTCGATGGAGAGCAAATCCTACTCGAGCGCGAATCAGGTCTTGACCCGATGCAACTCGGTCAAGATGTTGCCGAACGTCTGCTTGCTTCGGGCGGTCGCGAGATTCTCGCGACACTTCCGGATGACTTGTAA
- a CDS encoding response regulator: MRREEMWKLIHQSFEATTQDREVSSTIEWTEETVRESTANTLFVHTVGQMPETINGLIEEGWCVRTDISYADVVLASKPVIEERIPVVYFNTEPSFYGLENAREVLPATLSRELVLDRLARYKKIHHIADVIVVTEDPHIRRMMERELTDRFERFVTFERAETFLDEYVASRPYLLVFTSALPRADGLELLLRAKQQSVAPFQSMMISMYNRERDHVLAIDRGVDYIMTLPLKIEEFRAWIRKVEDGR; the protein is encoded by the coding sequence ATGCGACGTGAAGAGATGTGGAAGTTGATCCACCAGTCGTTTGAAGCAACAACTCAAGATCGTGAGGTCAGTTCGACGATCGAATGGACGGAAGAGACTGTCCGCGAATCAACAGCGAATACCTTATTCGTACACACGGTCGGACAAATGCCGGAGACGATCAATGGTCTGATCGAGGAAGGGTGGTGCGTGCGGACGGACATTTCCTATGCGGATGTCGTTCTCGCAAGCAAACCCGTCATCGAGGAGCGGATTCCCGTCGTCTACTTTAATACGGAACCCTCTTTCTATGGGTTAGAGAATGCACGTGAAGTGCTACCGGCGACGTTGTCGCGAGAACTTGTTCTCGATCGTCTTGCGCGTTATAAGAAGATCCATCATATCGCAGACGTCATCGTCGTAACGGAAGATCCGCATATCCGTCGGATGATGGAACGGGAACTGACGGACCGCTTCGAACGCTTCGTGACGTTCGAGCGAGCGGAGACGTTTCTTGATGAGTATGTGGCATCCCGTCCGTACCTACTCGTGTTTACGTCCGCATTGCCGCGAGCGGATGGACTGGAACTGTTGCTGCGAGCGAAACAACAGAGTGTCGCACCATTCCAATCGATGATGATCTCGATGTATAACCGCGAACGTGATCATGTCCTAGCGATTGATCGTGGTGTTGATTACATCATGACGCTTCCACTGAAAATCGAAGAGTTCCGTGCGTGGATTCGCAAAGTCGAGGACGGCCGATGA
- a CDS encoding glycosyltransferase family 2 protein, which translates to MSSETIQAIIEVLSWTVLIYMLLVIVFYSTLYLISAQMVRRQRFRRKESSYLPLMRSLYTRPVSILVPAYNEEYTIVSSVQALLALDYPEHEVLVINDGSKDGTMDELFRAYELEKEIQYPRILIGSKPIKQVYRSRIDSRLIVIDKENGGKADALNAGIDHSSYPYFCSLDADSILERDALLKVMKPIVESDEEVVATCGSIFLVNGCTIEGGEIVEIRTPKQRIVLMQMIEYFRAFLFGRLGLSRFNILLIVSGAFGLFQKSIVVKAGGYKEGLVGEDMELVVRLHRYMKENKLDKRIEYVPAPVCWTQAPESMEVLRSQRTRWHRGLAETLWTHKRMIGNPKYGSVGSVSMLYFFLIELLGPIVELIGYFIIPLNLLVGTLNFEFGIVLLVVALLYGSLLSAGAVLLEEWTMHRFKNVKELIRLYLWSLTESFWYRPILVFFKLGGLIQFLTGRGHWGQMERQRLEDVTEEKVG; encoded by the coding sequence ATGTCGTCTGAGACAATCCAAGCCATTATTGAAGTCCTTTCCTGGACCGTATTGATTTATATGTTACTCGTCATCGTATTCTATTCGACGCTTTATTTGATTTCTGCTCAGATGGTGCGTCGGCAACGTTTCCGCCGGAAAGAAAGTTCTTATTTACCGTTGATGCGGTCTCTCTATACACGACCGGTCAGTATCCTTGTTCCGGCCTATAATGAAGAATATACGATTGTCTCAAGTGTCCAGGCCTTGCTAGCGCTTGACTATCCGGAGCATGAGGTACTCGTCATTAACGATGGTTCAAAGGACGGAACGATGGATGAACTGTTTCGTGCGTATGAGTTAGAGAAAGAAATCCAGTATCCACGTATCTTGATCGGTTCAAAACCAATCAAGCAGGTCTATCGATCCCGGATTGACAGTCGTTTGATCGTCATCGATAAAGAGAATGGTGGAAAGGCAGATGCCCTGAATGCCGGTATCGACCACTCGAGTTATCCGTATTTCTGTTCACTCGACGCGGATTCGATTTTAGAGCGTGATGCGTTGTTGAAAGTCATGAAGCCAATTGTCGAGTCAGATGAAGAAGTCGTCGCGACATGTGGTTCGATCTTCCTCGTTAACGGTTGTACGATTGAAGGCGGCGAAATCGTCGAGATTCGGACACCGAAACAACGAATCGTCCTGATGCAGATGATTGAATATTTCCGAGCATTCTTGTTCGGTCGCCTTGGTCTTAGCCGCTTCAACATCTTGTTGATCGTCTCCGGTGCCTTCGGATTGTTCCAAAAGAGTATCGTCGTTAAGGCGGGGGGATATAAAGAGGGGCTTGTCGGTGAGGACATGGAGCTTGTCGTCCGTTTGCATCGGTACATGAAGGAAAATAAACTCGATAAACGCATCGAGTATGTTCCAGCACCAGTTTGTTGGACACAAGCTCCAGAATCGATGGAAGTGTTACGTTCACAGCGAACACGTTGGCATCGTGGTCTTGCTGAGACACTCTGGACCCATAAACGGATGATTGGCAATCCGAAATATGGTTCTGTTGGTAGCGTCTCGATGTTGTATTTCTTTTTGATTGAACTACTCGGACCAATCGTCGAACTGATCGGTTATTTCATCATTCCGCTCAACTTGCTCGTCGGTACACTTAACTTTGAATTTGGGATCGTCTTGCTGGTTGTCGCTTTACTCTATGGTTCCCTATTGTCAGCAGGTGCCGTATTATTGGAAGAGTGGACGATGCACCGATTCAAGAACGTCAAAGAATTGATTCGGTTGTATCTATGGTCCTTAACCGAGTCGTTCTGGTACCGTCCGATTCTCGTCTTCTTCAAGCTAGGAGGATTGATTCAATTCTTGACTGGTCGAGGACACTGGGGGCAGATGGAGCGCCAACGTCTCGAAGACGTCACCGAGGAAAAAGTCGGCTGA